The genome window AAATCGGGGCTAACATGGAGTTCCCTTGTGTTTCTTGATTCCTGTGGTTGGATTCAGGAGTTAGGGTTAGAACTCGAAGGAGCAGGGACCTAAAATTCCACAGATATGGAAGAACAAAGCAAAAGAAAGATCGTTCTATCCCTAATAAACGAAAACAGAGTTAGAATGAAAACACACAATAACCCCACGATTCAAGAAAGGAGGAACAAGAACAGACAAGAAGATGGAGCTGACGATAGAGCAAACGAGGAAAAATTGCGACTTACCGATTTCCTATTCGATCTGATGCCCAGTATGTACCCGTACAAGAGGGAACAGAAGCCCCTCGATTCCCCTGTCGATCGTCCAATGATCACGCACGCAGGAACCCTAGCGAGGCGCCGAGCGGATCGTCGAGGGCCGCTGCTCGATAAAGAGGGGGACTTGGTCGGTGATCCATACGAAGCAATACTTGGGCCAAAAATCCTTTGGCCCGTAAGGCTTCTAATGGGCCGACATATTCTAGGCCTCTTTGAGTATAATCTCGATCAGTACAAGTACGATTTATGCTGCGTATCTGTACATGCAGCTTTCGGAAGGCAACACTTACCATCTCCTTTAGTTTTCCTCTTTAATTCATTCTTATTATATATCAACATAGTGTTATGCGTGATTTACTTTTAATCCCATCAATTATTAATTGACTATGCTCTCTAGATAATTTTGTGTTTTGTTGTAGCTCATTCTTCTGTGTGCATGAGTGGTAATATGCTATAGCTAGAGCAGTCTTTGTGCCAAAAAAGGGAATATATATTTCCAGAGAGTTAGGGATCAATCAATTTCTGGGTTTAAGGACAACAAAATACCATTCTGTAACCAATAGAAAGATGAGATATAGGTGAGACATCAACATAACAATGATTTATATTTTGTGTCAAAACCAACTCTGCGTGCTGTCACGTCCATCATTAACTCGATGAACTTGCCCGTGTTGCGGAGAAGATTCATTCCATATACGGAATTTCCACGGAAGCTTACGGTTGAATTTACAGTATCTGACATCACAATTGCATTAATCCGATAACATGGCCAGGTACATCGGTAACACTCACTGTGGATGCTACGAGCCTCGTAATCTAGTCGTCTGATCAAGTACATTGAATCTAGTCGCTTTTAACCACGTTCGTTGCATTTGGCCCAGAGTACGGTCACACGATGCTTTTTCTCGTGAGGAGTAGCCAGTCGACCAGCGTCCCGTCGTCACGTCCACGAAAGCTCGGCACACGTGAAGGAGCCAATCCAGGAACGAGCTTTCTTGGACTTACAAGACGGAAGCGCGAGTCATCGTCGTCCCCGAAAACCCTGCCTATAAGTTGCCGTGCAATCTTTGCTCGAGGAGGGGATGATAGATACAGAGATATAGCTGACGATTCCGAGAATAACCTAACCAGCGAAAAGGCCAATGGCGAGGAAGTACAAAAGGGCGACAGCGCCGCTGGACGAGACGGCAAGAGCGCGGCTGTGGCAGGAGGTGAGCGGCTGTGTGTCAGTGGAGTCCACCACCTCCGATACGGCCGAGTTGGCGGACCTGATCGACTCGTTCTACAACGAGGAGGAGATCGACGAACGGAAAGGCAACTCCGGCATGGGATCTGAGAAGGGAGGTTATCTTACGAGGAGGTCGCTGGACTCCGTGCTGGCGGAGTCGGAAGCCGACATGGTGGCACACCGGATCCGAGTCGCGGCCGAGCGGGGGGTTAGCGCAGTCTCGCCGGCAGGAGACAGCTTCAAAAGGCGAGTTATGGGTTGGCTCCGAGACAAAGGATTTGATGCCGGTGTGTACTGTTACTATACATCATGATAAGATTATGTTCTGCATGGATGAAATCGATGCATTTAGATTCGATTTTAGGCAGGAGATCCAACATCTATTCGACAATAATCTTTTCAGGGCTGTGCAAGTCGTCATGGGAGAGAGCTGAGCGGATCCAGGCCGGCACCCACGATTACATCGACGTGATCGATCGAGGAGGAGGTACGCGCTACATCTTGGAGATCGACTTGGCCGCCGAATTCGAGATTGCCCGACCGACCCAGGACTACACTGCGCTCCTCCGGGCGTTGCCGTCGGTGTTCGTGGGAAGGCCGGGCGCGCTGGAGAGCATCGTGAGCCTCATGTGCGTGGCGATGGAGGAGTCCATCAGGAGCTCCGGCATGCACCTGCCCCCATGGAGGCGAAAGGAGTACGTCCGAGCGAAGTGGTTCAGCTCCTACGGAAGGAATTCTGCGGCCGGTGAGGAGGCCGACAGAGGTGCAGCGTCGAGGTCCGGTACTACGACGACGAAGCCTTGTAGGATAGAATTGCGTTGCAGAGAGGTGAAGGTCCGCGAGGGAATGCTGGCTGAGGAATTCAGAGGCACGTTAAATGGATATggcttttagcattcaaattatgATCGATGAATGTATGCATTGCCTCCTTATAGAAAAGTGGTTTATATGAAAGCAGATTAACTAAAATATCCAATCATTTTCTTGGGATTCTTGAAAGGGTTGGAACATATCATGTGCTACTCAACCTGATAGAATCTCAACAGGAAATACTCACATTCAATCAGTACAAAGTCAGCCAAAACAACTAAACTAATAAGTAGATGAACACATTCTGAATACCATGCAAAATTACATTAATTCGAGTGATGTTGAAGTATTGCCATAGTCAGATTTTTCGGCATAATCATCACCCAGCTGAACAGATTTCACAAATAAAGAACAGAAAAGTGGAACCACATTCAACTTGACCTCAAAGTTTCATCAGTATATCCATTGATGAACTCTTTTTTTTGCCTTATTGATTGATGAGCTTAACCCTGATGCAACTTCTGAACAAAACAGGTTTTAACCATCCTTCCCCTAAGCTGCATCAGAGAGGTTGCAGGAGAATTCTGCATTTGGATCCTTTCTACTCTTGCACATTAGCCAAAACTTCGGAAATGTAAATTTACCATCACTTGTGGTCACATTCATATGAAGTGGAAAAGTGGAAATACCACTTTTCCACTTCATGACCAAGGTTTCTAGTAGATCCATGAGTGAGTTCATGAAACAGGGCACACGTGGTACATCAGACCATTAACTTCTATAATTATTAGGCCAATTAAAGAAACTATACTGGTGACCTAAATAAAGAACAACTGGACCATAACCTGCACACAACAAAAATGAACTTTAGACTAAAGAAAGAAAGGCATAAGATATTAAGATAAGCAGCTGACAAAACGGTTCATAGAAACATGCATAAAATTTTTAGGCCACCATCGATGTATGGCCATTATGATTTCGGAGTTCTGGTCAGTTTTGCCAATAAAGGACTTGCTGTCATACAGATGTTCAACCAAAACAACTGTTCACTATGTTAGTGAAAAATAAATTAGGCCTATATAGATCGCAATGAAGATGAAACTTCAATACTATTCATCTTCACCATGATGAATTGGTGGTGGATAGTTTCATCACCAGGAAGGTCTGCACCACACCAACAAGAATATTTGGGGACTAGACTGTTTTTTGAAGATCCCCTGTTTCATTTTAATGTTAAAACTGGAGCAAACCAACCAGGACAGCTGAGATATGAATGCATGCTCTATACAACAAACTTGtccatcaaaatttttttttctccaaatttTTGTATGTAACAGAACATTGATCCAACCCAGACACTATATCAATGAGAGCCTTATGCACTAGGTTTGTCGTTTTAATATCACAACAACCTCCAATTTAAAGCAAAAATTGGAACCCAGACTGGAAacattacatcaattttcatttTCCAATTGATATACATATTGTTCTAAGGCCACTTGATCAAAGGGTGTATCAAAAAAGTGAATCCAAGAATTTAAATACAATACTTATTTGGCCAACAGGTAAAGGTTTCAAATGGGAGAAAAGCACAAACAACTTGAAAAGGATCTTAATGACAAGTTAACATCTTATTAGTCCGAATTTTAAGGGTCGGAACAGAGGTAACAACCAGTCAGAAGAGAGAATTATAATTTCCATGGAAAAATAGGACAAGCTCAAAGCTAGAAAAATGAAATCCAACTAAACAATAACATTAACTGAGTTTACAAAAAGGTGACATGTATGCGAACAAAATGAAAATGTTGTAGAAAACTCATCATATCATTAAAAACATGAACTAGCATGAGACCACCTTTTTATCTTTGAAATGACATAATTTAGTCTCAGGCTTATATATGACTTTGTAAGCTCAAACATATCTTCCAAATGAAAACATCGCTAACATGTGATACCTTTGGAAATTTTAAGCTTTTGAAAAGATTTCTGGTTTTACCATGGTGAATCTTCTATTAGCCCAACCCATGACTGGGCCTATTAGCATTCATCATAACATGCATAACAAACTGGTCGATACTAGGCTGTATTCAGCTGGCACTTAGTTGATCATATGCCCAAGTATATTCATGAACAAAATACATCAGTTCTTGGTTATGTCCTGTAACATGCAATGATGTTCTCAATCAGTAAAATCCAGACTACAACTGGGAAGGAGGGACCTCATTTTGCTTAGATTGTTATCAGTGGCACAATCAACTACCATGCAATCTCAAAGAATGATAGTACTTCAAGAGGCTCACCCCACACTGAACAGAGCCTAAGATAGGATGGTCAACAAAGGCGTGGAAGGATTTAGAGATGGGATGGCAGCATGATCAAGAAAACAAGGCCAAAACATGTTTAGAACTATTTGAATGAAGGAAAAAGGAAATGGTTTTCTTATGATTAAACCTGCTAGCCTGTAACCCGACTGGTCatggtttattattattattatttgaactgCCCCCTAACGTCCTCTGTAACAGTAATCATTTAAGATAATGGTATAGCTCGGAGTAACATTAATTAGTTTGCCCACAGAAGCTGGAAGACATTGCAAGGAAAAAGGCTTTGACCTAAGTAGGGATCAGTAGTGGCAGCTAGTCCATAAGAACTATCAGATTGGATTTCCAAAGAAATTAAGAGAACTAATTAACAAGAAATTTAAAGCCAATTTTCTCTCCGATAGAGCAACATCCCAATTTTCTATCTTATTAGATCCACATTTTGTGTATAGCATGCTAGATATGGCACAATAACTCATTAACGTGACAGTAGGTCAAAAGGTTGTATTAACCTCTTGAAACACACATCAGTTGAACATTTTAGCGAGCATCTAGCGATCAGATAGAAGCACCAATTGGGTGCCAAACCAAATTCACTGATTACCTTTCTATAGTAGAAAGTCTACTCCATGTAGAAATCTTAATTGTCAGTGGTCCTTATCATCGGAAACTATTCTTATACAAAGAAGTGCATTTTTTTTAGTAAGCAATGAATTTAGACCCTAAAAGTAATCTACCCATCGACAAACTGTACTAAACAAAATAATGTGAATTCAGAACCGAGCAGTATCAAACTACAGAACAATAAGACAAAGACAAGAAGCAACGGGAAGACATACGACAACCGTCGAGCTTCTATTTCTCGGAGGTGGCAGCGGCTCCTTCTGCAGCCTGATCGGCATCCCCCTCGGGAGCCTGCAAGATGCTGAGAAGGGACACGGCGGGCGTCTGCAGGCAGCCAAGGAGGTAGGCGTACGACTCCATCCGCGTGGGCATGGTCTCCAGGGCCAGGAAGTTGTCGGGCCCGTAGAGGCGGCCCTCGAAGACGGCGCCGGTGAAGTCATTGAGGGCGAGCTTGAAATCACGCTGGAAGTCGCGGCAGGGCTTGAGAGCCGGGGGGATCTCGTCGGAGTGGACGAAGAGCCAGGCGTTCATGCCCTTGGCGCAGGGCCGGAGGGATTCCCACCGGGTACCGGCAATGGCCTTCTCAAGCAGCGTGTTCTTGGCCATGACCAGCTTGGCCGCGGGTGGGAGCGCTCCCCGGAGGGCCTGCAGCTGGCGCACCGTGAGGCCATGGCACCAGATCCCGGCTAGGAGGTGGCAGTTCTCCAGTTCCCGCCGCATCATATCCTGCTTCATCCGGGAGATCGCCGCGCGGATCGGCGGGAGAGAGGTGGCCACGGCGGACCGCAGCGACGTCATGGCTACAGAAGCCGCCGCCGATGCCAACCAAAAGGGAACAACGAGAAGGCGTACGTGACTGACAGCCAAAATCCTAAATCTAAATAAATTGTCGCGAGATTTAAGCCCGGTTAAGCAACGAGCAAAATGTCGCTAATTAATCACATGTTACCCTTTACCGGTTCGAGATGGTAGATTACAATATTGTTAGAAGTCGTGGGTGACTATTATGGATGAGAAGAGCGACGGTGAGAGGTGAGGGCTACTCGTCAGTGTCGACGTAATTGCCGAGCAATAAAAGAGTCACTTAGCAATTACGTCGATGTAATAACGACTTCACTATGCATTTGTATCGGCGTTAATACAAATGCCTAAGAGCCCTTTCGTCGCTTAACAATTGCATCGATGCCAATACAATGAGCGACCCTTTCACTGCTTGACAACTGTGTCAACGCTGACGTAAAATAACACCATTCGATAATTGTGTCAACGTCGATACAATTGCTAAGTAATCTTTTCATCACTTTGCATATGCGTTAGTGTTGATACAATTGACAACTGAGTAATCCTTTCACTACTCGATAATTGTGTCAACATCAACACAGATACAGAGCAATTAAAGGATTGCTCACTACGTCGATATTAACGTAATTGTTGAGCAACAAAGGGACCACTCAACATTTGCATCGATGTTAACGTAGATGCAAAGCGACACCGCTCAATGATTACGTCGACGCAAATGAAAATGTCGAGTGACCTTTTCATTGCTCATCGATACAAATGTATGAGGAAAGGATTATTCAACAACTGCGTCGACATCGATACAAGTACATCTTATCCATAGCAACTACTTGCAACCCCCAATAGCATCACTGTTTACTACCATCACTAAttgaaacgttaaaattattttttacctattatttttatatttttattaattaaaccAATGATGTTAGAATAAATAACTCTATATGccttacttttataattatgagGATTCTAATAtagattttttaaatctaaaaactaAGATGCTAAACAAATATGACTATGCAATAATATGTAACTAGCCCATAGATGATCGATGCTTTAAAAGGCTTATCATTCAATCACAGCCGTCCATGTCTAACATCAAGGGTAAGGCTGATGGATTTTATTTATTGGAGCTCGCGATAGAAGTGctatcaaaagaaaaaggaaaacataaGTTATAAGCACCTCAATCATCACAAAATCATCTCCACACTACATCGAAATAATGTCAGAGAGTAAAAGTTTCATTTTATCCATGTAGAACTCGCGGATAACCATCAAAAGTCCGCACACGATGAAGCGATGGTGGTATACATAAAAATACAGAAACATTTGTGTACAATTAATTAGCAGGAGCATCGAAACAAGTACAGAATCCTAAAAACAATTATATTTGCATTAGAAGACAAAACATACATTCAAACAAACTTTGataaacaattatgtaatataagtaCTGACCTTTTTTATTCACATTTTATTAATCAGCCAATAGTCCCCTATAGATCAACATAGAATCCAGCACTTCATCCTTTGTTTACACGTCTTCCTTGTATGTGGTTGGAATCATTGTTAACTCCTAGTAGCTGTTGGTAGTTGGACATCACCTTTACCAATCATTTGCACACATGATAAGTACAAACAAATCATTTGATATAGTTGTGTTATAGTTGGCACTAAGTTATAGACAGCTCGAGAGAAGATTTTGCAAGCCACAGCAAGCCAGGATCATTTCTTTTCAACACCAAGAATGTCTCGGCTCTGCCGATCTCATCAGATATGACATCCTCACAGAAGCCGACCAAAGTGAGAACCTCCATTGCAGCTGTTTTGAAGCAGATCAAATTAGTCCAAAGTATCATGTGAAACAAAACACCATTCTAGATCCCCACTGAGAAAAATGCTGATTGTATGGAAGTGATTAAACATCTGAACaatttattaaattatatgatatatgTTGTTTGCCACATTCATACTGACCTTTATAATTTGCCACATTCCTCTGGAACTGGGGATTGGCCTAAAGGATAAGAATACACGATTAAAGATCTAAAGTAATGTCAGATCAAAAAGGAGGAAAGTGCAAccagaaaaaaggaagaaaagcacCTTTCTCAGTCTTCTGAACTTGACCTCATCTGGGTGTTCTATTACGTTCCTATGAGCACACGCAAGATGGACACAATAACTCCAGTTGAACAAAACATAGcatatatcatataatttaagGCATCAACAGGAAAATTATAAGAAAGTTGAGGATAAGAAACCTGATAATCCTGAAAAGCGTTTGAAGAACTGAGGTGGCCTGTAAAGGTGTTGCTTCTGATCGTAGGATATCAATGGCTCTCTGGAGACGGGAACAAAAAAGAGCAGCAGGTTCTTCAATTCTTTGTAGCTCTTGATTGTCCAAATCATTGACATGGTCAACTGCCATCGAATTTTCAGTCGCCAGTGGCCCTTCAGCACTTTGTTGCAACCTCTCATAATCTCCCAAAACCATGTCTTTAACAAAGCCATCCAGATCAGGCTCTCTACAGTGTTTTCCCAGATGCATTTCTTCCATTTGTGCATCCAAGAGTACATTATTCAAAGAATCATCAGGATCAGGTTCAGAATCTCTTGGATTGCTTGTGTCTACCTTGTTTGACCTGGTACCTGTTGAATCAGTCTCCTTGGCTAATTTAATATCTTCACCACCTAAGGTATCATCTGGATCAGGTTCACTTCTAGACACTATCAATCGTCTAGCATGGGAATCATCAGGATCAGGTTCAGACATGTTCTTACTATCCAAGCAAACATCGAGGTCAGGTTCAGATTCGTTCTTTTTATTAAAGGAATCATCAGGGTCAGGTTCAGAAATGTCCTTATTATCCAAGGAATCATCAGGGTCAGGTTCAGAAATGTTCTTATTATCCAAGGAATTTTCGGGGTCAGACTCAGACATGTTCTTATGGTCCAAGGAATCATCAGGGTCAAGCTCATCAAGCATATCAAGCATTGATGATTTCGAAAATGGTCTCCTGGCATCCATAACCATATCCACAAGCATGGCATCATTCTCTGAAGTCACCATATCATCTGGGTCAGGTTCAGAAAATTTTCCCTGATTATCCATCAGCTGGCTATCATCAGGATCAGGTTCCTTGGATTTAACAGGCATGTGGTCGTAGATAGAAGCATTTGCCATTCGGTTATAGGCAGCAGCAATCGATGATGCACGTGCAGAAACTAATGAATTTGTTGCACCCCCAAGCTTTTGACCACTATTCTTGCTACTCAGTTCGACATAATCCTCCTCTTCATAATGATCAAGGTATTTGCGACCGTTCAATGTGTGACTTGTGGATTTTGTCCAGTCTAGGCTAGCGGCTTCTTCATTTAACTGTGATCATATCAAATAATTCAATTAGAAAAAGATATTGACAAAGGCCCATATATCTTCTTAATGGGTTCACAAGGGTACCTGCTTGTTTAAAGCAAAGAAATTAGAATCATGTTCGGAGTACACCATGTGGGCCTGAAATAAATttttgaaagaaagaaaaagggaacATAAGAAACCACTCTTAACAGGTTTAATTAAATGACACAGTCACAGAAAAAGCTGTTACAATGAAAGTGGAACCAGCTTAAGTTGCCAGGAAAGAACATACAAGTTCATGTAAAAGTGTTCTTTTGATGCTTTCATATTTTCTAAATCCTTGAAGATCATCTGTACGCAATCGAAGACATATCTCTTCCCCATGATTCTGCAAAAAACAAGTTAAAAAGAAAAGTAAAGCAAAAACAAGGTCAACCTTTCTTCACTTCAATATTATCTATCTATAAACTCACAGCAACTTGGTTACCTTATTAAATCCCAGAATGCATTTTGGACTTATTCCTACATATCCCTCAGGTGCCATTTCACTCATAATACCAACCCGCCACCGATGCTGAGAGAAAAGGC of Musa acuminata AAA Group cultivar baxijiao chromosome BXJ2-3, Cavendish_Baxijiao_AAA, whole genome shotgun sequence contains these proteins:
- the LOC135606886 gene encoding uncharacterized protein LOC135606886, whose amino-acid sequence is MARKYKRATAPLDETARARLWQEVSGCVSVESTTSDTAELADLIDSFYNEEEIDERKGNSGMGSEKGGYLTRRSLDSVLAESEADMVAHRIRVAAERGVSAVSPAGDSFKRRVMGWLRDKGFDAGLCKSSWERAERIQAGTHDYIDVIDRGGGTRYILEIDLAAEFEIARPTQDYTALLRALPSVFVGRPGALESIVSLMCVAMEESIRSSGMHLPPWRRKEYVRAKWFSSYGRNSAAGEEADRGAASRSGTTTTKPCRIELRCREVKVREGMLAEEFRGTLNGYGF
- the LOC135606887 gene encoding large ribosomal subunit protein uL10c-like, producing the protein MTSLRSAVATSLPPIRAAISRMKQDMMRRELENCHLLAGIWCHGLTVRQLQALRGALPPAAKLVMAKNTLLEKAIAGTRWESLRPCAKGMNAWLFVHSDEIPPALKPCRDFQRDFKLALNDFTGAVFEGRLYGPDNFLALETMPTRMESYAYLLGCLQTPAVSLLSILQAPEGDADQAAEGAAATSEK
- the LOC135606885 gene encoding uncharacterized protein LOC135606885, whose amino-acid sequence is MEQSCNILVIWRGKQFDVNVNPDSNVKEFGQKLQELTNVRPDTMRLFVPQKNNKGSKMLSPFSDVHSMLSLRESAILEGKTIKMMGVFSDEVDEVSHNSNKPDLRIAGFAEEEQRLRQRTIYRPQASLKLPQGTYIFCEFRTLQIPGIELNPPPSEALRRMHMLACDPGIIAIMNKHRWRVGIMSEMAPEGYVGISPKCILGFNKNHGEEICLRLRTDDLQGFRKYESIKRTLLHELAHMVYSEHDSNFFALNKQLNEEAASLDWTKSTSHTLNGRKYLDHYEEEDYVELSSKNSGQKLGGATNSLVSARASSIAAAYNRMANASIYDHMPVKSKEPDPDDSQLMDNQGKFSEPDPDDMVTSENDAMLVDMVMDARRPFSKSSMLDMLDELDPDDSLDHKNMSESDPENSLDNKNISEPDPDDSLDNKDISEPDPDDSFNKKNESEPDLDVCLDSKNMSEPDPDDSHARRLIVSRSEPDPDDTLGGEDIKLAKETDSTGTRSNKVDTSNPRDSEPDPDDSLNNVLLDAQMEEMHLGKHCREPDLDGFVKDMVLGDYERLQQSAEGPLATENSMAVDHVNDLDNQELQRIEEPAALFCSRLQRAIDILRSEATPLQATSVLQTLFRIIRNVIEHPDEVKFRRLRKANPQFQRNVANYKAAMEVLTLVGFCEDVISDEIGRAETFLVLKRNDPGLLWLAKSSLELSIT